The window TGAGGCGGCCAATGGCCAGGAGGGGCTTTTAAAGATACTGGAGCAGAAACCGGATGTGGTCATTGCAGATATCTGCATGCCTTATATGGACGGGATCGAGATGATAAAGGAGGCTTCCAAGAGCGTGAAATTTAAAAGCGTTCTTCTTACCAGCTATGCGGAGTTTGACTATGCAAGAAGGGCCATTGCAGCCAGGGTCAGCGAATATTTGCTAAAGCCCGTGGATGAGGAGAAGCTTGCGGCCCTTATGAAAAGGCTGGGAGAGGAAATAGCAAACAGCCGTCAGGTGGAATATGTGATGGAGCAGGCGGAATCAGAGGCAGGGATCATGAACCTGGAATACTATATGCAGCTGGACCCTTCAGAAAACAAGTATGTTTCCAGGGCCATTGAAGAGATCAAATCAGGATATTGGGACAAGCTGAGCGTGGAATCCATATCAGATAAGCTTGGAGTCAGTGCCAGCTATTTAAGCCGGAAATTCAAAGAGGTGACCGGACAGACATTTCTGGACTTTTTAAATAAATACCGGATTTCCCAGGCCATTAACCTGTTAAATACCGGGCAATACCGGATCGGTGAGGTATCCGATGCAACAGGGTTTACAGATTACAAGCATTTTTGTGCGGTATTTAAAAAATACACTTTGAAATCCCCCACAAAGTTCATGAAGGGGATTTGAGAAAATGACAGAAAGTCCGGCAGTTTTTGCTGCCGGGCTTTTTGAATAAAGGTAAGTTAAATGCTTATCAATTCTGAAAGATCTTGAATGGTATGGGTTGCTTCGGACTGCAGGGGCCGGCCGGAACGGCAGAAGAGACAGGAATCAATGCCGGCGTTTACAGCACCCTGAATATCAGAGGATATGCTGTCTCCAACCATAATGGTCTTGTCTTTCTCCAGCTGTGGGATATTCTCAAAACAATATTCGAAAAAATGAAGGGATGGCTTTTCATACCCAGCTTTTTCCGATATGAACATTCCGTCGAAAAGATGGAGAAGGCCTGCCTGCTCAAGCCTTTGTATCTGAGTGGAGTAAACTCCGTTTGATGCGGAATACAGTTGTTTCCCCATCTGCTTTAACCGTGTCAGGGTTTCCGTGGCGCCTGGAATTAAATCAGAGCTGTTTCCAAGATGCCTTCGGTAGCGCCCTTCTGCTTCCTCTCCGCTGATTTCTAAGTCGTAAAAGCGGAAGAATTGGGAAAAACGGGTATTGAGAAGTTCTTCTCTGCCTATCTTTTCCTGTTCCAGCAAATCCCATAAATGCCTGTTCATCTTTTTATATTGGGGAAGCATTTCGTCTTTATATTCCAAATCATAGGATTTGATCACCTTTTTAAAGCTCTGTTCTTCAGCGGCATCAAAATCCAGCAGGGTATTGTCAATATCCAGTAAAAAAATCTGATACATATGTTTAGTCCTCCACAGTTAAATGTTTCTTGAAAAATTCATAGCAGATCCCAAGCAGGGTGGATAAGAGAAAAACGCTGATAACAGTTCCTTCCCTTATTTGCAGCGGGGCGCGTGATAACAGGGTCAGGCATAGGGTGACGATCAAAAATATCACATCAAAGCTCATGCGGACAGCGGCAAAATTCTTTTTATATGATTCGCTGATCACAAGACACAGGCTTTCCAGCGGGAATTTCACGATTCCGATTGCCAGGATGGCTCCCAGGCTGATGGAAGCGATTACAAGTCCGGTCAAATAAAGGATGACCCGGTAAATATAGCTTTCCACGGTAAAAATGGAAAGCAAGTGATATAAAAACAGGTTGATGATATAGCCGTTTGCAATGGTGGCAATAATCTGTATAGTGTCTTTATAGTTTAAACGTGAACGCCTTAAAAGTAAATAGGAAATGAAGAACAAGGAATTGATCCCATTGAGTATGGTGCCCACCTTCATCTGGATGGTATAGGATAATGTCACTGCCAGTGCGTTTAAGACGCTTTGCCCGATGGCTGCCTTCAGCTGCAGGGATATTCCAAAGCCAAAGAATACAAAGGATAGGATGGTTCCGATTAAATCGTTTCGTTTTTTTCTGCTCATTGTTTTCACCTCGGGAATATGATACCATAAAAAGCAGGCAGCCGACTATGAGAATTATCATATGGAGAATAAAAAAAATGAAAAAATACAATATGTATGAAATACCGGACAGTCTGGCCGCGGCCGGAGAGGAACGGCATTATCCGGCGGGAAAGAATATTTTTCATGTGGATGACAAGATCACTCGCTGCTACCTGATCCTTTCCGGAATGGTGAAAATCTATATTGACCATGAGAACGGACGCCGGTCGATTCTCGATTTTGCAGGGAAGGGCGACTGGCTGGGAGAGCTTTCCTTATTCTGCAGCGAGGATTATATCAAGGAAAATAAGGTGATGGACGATGTGGTCTGCCTGGAATTTGAGCTGGATCAGTTAAAGAAAGTCTGCAAAAAAGAGGCGGAAATATCATTTTATTTTGCCTCCTATATTTCCAATAAGCTGATGATCAGGAGCTGCCGGATGAGTGAATACTTAAATTATTCCCTGGAAAAAAGGCTGGCTTCCTTTATTCTCGAGTATCAGCAAAATGGGAAATACACCATACCCCACACGGATGTTTCCGAGTATATGAACATCAGCTACCGCCATATACTGTTTGTCATAAAGAAGCTTTGTGATGACGGGATCCTTAAAAAAGATAAGGGGTACCGGATCATGGATTATGAAAGATTGAAAGAGATATCCCACGGTTCCCCATGAGGAAGAAGAGGGTTAGTAAGAGAGACAGTCATAAGGGAACCTGCCGGGTTCTCTTATTTTATGTTTCCGGCCGTTAAGATATGTATTGTTTCTTTTGTATTTATTCGCTATAATTGGGGTTACGGGTTTAAGTATATGACAGAGAGAAGATGAAGAGAAAAGGTTGGGAATCAGATCGATGGAAGCGGGCAATCATGAAAGCAGAAAGGAAACGGGCATGCTCTCCTTTGACGATGGAACCACGTGCTCTTACGGGATCATAAAATCGGACAGGCGTACCCTGGCCCTGCAGGTCACGAAAACAGGAGAGGTTTTCGTAAGGCTTCCAGGGCGCCTGCCCTTTAAGGCAGGTCATGAGCTGGTACAGAAGAACAGGGAATGGGTTTTTGCGCAGGTGGCAAAGGTTCGGAAAGCGTCGGAGCGAAGGGAGGCCTTTCATTGGGCGGAAGGTGCCTTCGTGCTTTTTCACGGAAGCAGCAGGATTCTTCATGTGCGGCCTGATTATAAAAGAAAGACGTTTTATATACAGGATACAAAGGAAAGCCTGGTGGTCTCCGGGCCCATGGGACCATATTCAGGGGAGGACCAGGAAACAGCCGTTAAAGAGGCTGTGAAGCTTTGGTACAGGCAGGAAGCCAGAGAGTATCTGGGGGAAAGGACAGCCAGATGGTCTGCAATTATGAAGGTGGACTATGGAAGGATCGCCATCCGGGATCAGGCGACCCGGTGGGGAAGCTGCAGTGCCAAAGGAAATTTAAACTTTAACTGGAGGCTTGTGCTTCTTCCGGAAGAGCTGGCAGATTATGTGGTGGTCCATGAGCTTGCTCACCGTGTTCATATGAATCATTCCCCTGCATTTTGGCAGGTTGTGGAGAGAGAATTACCGGATTACCGGTTGAGGAGGAGAGAATTAAAGCGCTATGAAGCTGAAATCTATCAGAAATATTAATATTAAAACAAAGCTCCTGTTTTTAGGAGGGATCAGCATTATGGGATTGATTTTCATGGGAACGGAATCCGTGATAACGGCAAGAAGGATCAATGAGGCCAGCACGGAAATCTCACAGTCCTGGGTCCCTGCCATCATCATTGCCGAGGAGCTTAACACCAGGACATCAGACTACCGTATTAAAGAATATAACCATGTCATCACCGTGGATAACAAGGATATGGACCGCCTGGAAGGGGAAATGGACCAGATCCGGGAAGAGATTGCCCAGGGGTTTCAAGATTATGAGAATTATATTGCCAATGAATCGGACCGGAAGCTGATGGAAGAGGCGGAAGGAGAATGGAAGAAGTATTTGGAGTACAGTGATAATCTGCTTGTGAAAAGCCGTGAAAATCACACCCAGGAAGCCTTTGATATGATCATGGGAGAGTCCGGACAGTTATTTGACGATGCCAGCAACGGACTTTTAAAGGTGGCGGAATTTAACCGGGAGGGGGCTGAGGCGGCCAGCATTCAAGGTGACAGGCTCTATGACCAGCTTGCAAAAATAAAGATCATAACCATCTGCCTGATCGGCGGGGTTATTTCCCTTTTGGTGATCTATATAATTATTGCCATTGACAAGCCTGTCAAGGCCCTTGTGGAAGGTACCAGGAGAGTTGCCAATGGAGACTTGGAGGTGTACCTTTCCTACCGTTCCGAAGATGAGATCGGAATTCTGACCGATTCCGTCAACCAGTTGATTAAGCGGCTTAAATACATCATTGATGATGAGAAATATTTATTCAGGGAGATCGGAAGCGAGAATTTTGAGGTGAAATCCACATGCGAGCATGCGTACCGCGGGGATTTTGCCCCTATTCTCTATTCTATTACCAGCTTGATGAGCCGGCTGGATGCGGCGAAAAAACGAAAGGAAAGAGGCGGATCGGCCGGCACAGAAGAAAATGATAAGAATGAACTGTCCGGAAGAGCCGTTTGCAGGGAGATAACGAAACATGGCAGAAGAGAAATGGATGCTACAGACAAAAAGGGCTGATTTTGATGAAATGGCAAAATGCCACCACATTTCGCCGGTAACTGCGAGAGTGATAAGAAACCGGGATGTGATTGGCCGGGAGGCGGTGGAAAAGTATTTAAACGGAGGAATAAAGGATTTATACAGTCCTCATCTTTTAAAGGATATGGATAAAACCGTGGCAATCCTAAGAGAAAAGACAAGGCAGCAAAAGCCGGTCAGGATCGTAGGGGATTATGACATTGACGGCGTCTGCTCCACCTACCTTTTATACAAGGCCCTGTGCCAGGTAGGGGCTGTGGTGGACTATGAGATCCCGGACCGGTTAAAGGATGGATATGGGATCAATGAATCCATTATCCGGGCTGCGGCAGAGGATGGCATAGATACCATCCTCACCTGTGACAACGGGATCGCCGCAGTGGCGCAGATCAGGCTTGCAAAGGAGCTGGGCCTTACGGTTCTCATTACGGACCACCATGATATCATGAAGGAGGATGGCAGGGAAGTCCTGCCTCCGGCAGATGCGGTGGTGAACCCAAAGCAGGAGGACTGCTCCTATCCATATCCTGATATCTGCGGAGGAATGGTGGCTTATAAGCTGGTTCAGGCTCTTTATGAGGAATTTCACGTGCCAATGGAGAAATGGCTTGAGATGGTGGAATTTGCAGCCATTGCAACCGTAGGTGATGTGATGAAGCTTCAGGATGAGAACCGGATCATTGTAAAGGAAGGGCTGAAACGGATGGGGCAGACAAAGAGCCTGGGACTGTTAAAGCTCATTGAAAGGAATGATCTGGATAAGGATGATATAACCGCCTACCAGATCGGATTTGTGATCGGTCCCTGCTTAAATGCCGGAGGCCGCCTTCAGACTGCAAAACTGGCCTTATCCCTGCTTCTTTGTCAAAATGAAGAGGAAGCAGATCAGATGGCACTGGAATTAAAGGAACTGAATGACAGGCGAAAGGACATGACAAAGCAGGGGACCAGCCAGGCGGTGGAGCAGGTGGAATCCCTTTACAGCGAAGATAAGGTTTTGGTGGTATACTTGCCGGACTGCCATGAATCGCTGGCAGGGATCATTGCCGGGCGGCTGCGGGAACATTTTCAAAAGCCTGCCTTTGTATTAACAGATGGGGAGGAAAGCGTCAAAGGCTCCGGCCGCTCCATTGAAACCTACCACATGTTTGAAGCTCTGGTAAATGTGAAGGAGCTGCTGTTAAAGTTCGGAGGCCATCCCATGGCAGCAGGCTTATCCCTTCTTAAGGAACATGTGGATGAATTCCGGAGACGCTTAAACGAACAGGCAAGGCTTACGTCCGAGGATTTCATACGAAAGGTGTGGATCGATGTTCCTATGCCCCTGGAATACATAAATGAGCCATTGATCCAGGAACTGGAG of the Lacrimispora indolis DSM 755 genome contains:
- a CDS encoding response regulator transcription factor, with the protein product MLRVMIAEDEDIIRKGLIYTTDWMGMDCVVVAEAANGQEGLLKILEQKPDVVIADICMPYMDGIEMIKEASKSVKFKSVLLTSYAEFDYARRAIAARVSEYLLKPVDEEKLAALMKRLGEEIANSRQVEYVMEQAESEAGIMNLEYYMQLDPSENKYVSRAIEEIKSGYWDKLSVESISDKLGVSASYLSRKFKEVTGQTFLDFLNKYRISQAINLLNTGQYRIGEVSDATGFTDYKHFCAVFKKYTLKSPTKFMKGI
- a CDS encoding YjjG family noncanonical pyrimidine nucleotidase; this encodes MYQIFLLDIDNTLLDFDAAEEQSFKKVIKSYDLEYKDEMLPQYKKMNRHLWDLLEQEKIGREELLNTRFSQFFRFYDLEISGEEAEGRYRRHLGNSSDLIPGATETLTRLKQMGKQLYSASNGVYSTQIQRLEQAGLLHLFDGMFISEKAGYEKPSLHFFEYCFENIPQLEKDKTIMVGDSISSDIQGAVNAGIDSCLFCRSGRPLQSEATHTIQDLSELISI
- a CDS encoding YczE/YyaS/YitT family protein, translating into MSRKKRNDLIGTILSFVFFGFGISLQLKAAIGQSVLNALAVTLSYTIQMKVGTILNGINSLFFISYLLLRRSRLNYKDTIQIIATIANGYIINLFLYHLLSIFTVESYIYRVILYLTGLVIASISLGAILAIGIVKFPLESLCLVISESYKKNFAAVRMSFDVIFLIVTLCLTLLSRAPLQIREGTVISVFLLSTLLGICYEFFKKHLTVED
- a CDS encoding Crp/Fnr family transcriptional regulator, whose amino-acid sequence is MKKYNMYEIPDSLAAAGEERHYPAGKNIFHVDDKITRCYLILSGMVKIYIDHENGRRSILDFAGKGDWLGELSLFCSEDYIKENKVMDDVVCLEFELDQLKKVCKKEAEISFYFASYISNKLMIRSCRMSEYLNYSLEKRLASFILEYQQNGKYTIPHTDVSEYMNISYRHILFVIKKLCDDGILKKDKGYRIMDYERLKEISHGSP
- a CDS encoding M48 family metallopeptidase; the protein is MGIRSMEAGNHESRKETGMLSFDDGTTCSYGIIKSDRRTLALQVTKTGEVFVRLPGRLPFKAGHELVQKNREWVFAQVAKVRKASERREAFHWAEGAFVLFHGSSRILHVRPDYKRKTFYIQDTKESLVVSGPMGPYSGEDQETAVKEAVKLWYRQEAREYLGERTARWSAIMKVDYGRIAIRDQATRWGSCSAKGNLNFNWRLVLLPEELADYVVVHELAHRVHMNHSPAFWQVVERELPDYRLRRRELKRYEAEIYQKY
- a CDS encoding MCP four helix bundle domain-containing protein produces the protein MKLKSIRNINIKTKLLFLGGISIMGLIFMGTESVITARRINEASTEISQSWVPAIIIAEELNTRTSDYRIKEYNHVITVDNKDMDRLEGEMDQIREEIAQGFQDYENYIANESDRKLMEEAEGEWKKYLEYSDNLLVKSRENHTQEAFDMIMGESGQLFDDASNGLLKVAEFNREGAEAASIQGDRLYDQLAKIKIITICLIGGVISLLVIYIIIAIDKPVKALVEGTRRVANGDLEVYLSYRSEDEIGILTDSVNQLIKRLKYIIDDEKYLFREIGSENFEVKSTCEHAYRGDFAPILYSITSLMSRLDAAKKRKERGGSAGTEENDKNELSGRAVCREITKHGRREMDATDKKG
- the recJ gene encoding single-stranded-DNA-specific exonuclease RecJ, translated to MAEEKWMLQTKRADFDEMAKCHHISPVTARVIRNRDVIGREAVEKYLNGGIKDLYSPHLLKDMDKTVAILREKTRQQKPVRIVGDYDIDGVCSTYLLYKALCQVGAVVDYEIPDRLKDGYGINESIIRAAAEDGIDTILTCDNGIAAVAQIRLAKELGLTVLITDHHDIMKEDGREVLPPADAVVNPKQEDCSYPYPDICGGMVAYKLVQALYEEFHVPMEKWLEMVEFAAIATVGDVMKLQDENRIIVKEGLKRMGQTKSLGLLKLIERNDLDKDDITAYQIGFVIGPCLNAGGRLQTAKLALSLLLCQNEEEADQMALELKELNDRRKDMTKQGTSQAVEQVESLYSEDKVLVVYLPDCHESLAGIIAGRLREHFQKPAFVLTDGEESVKGSGRSIETYHMFEALVNVKELLLKFGGHPMAAGLSLLKEHVDEFRRRLNEQARLTSEDFIRKVWIDVPMPLEYINEPLIQELELLEPFGQGNEKPLFAQKGLHIRSVRVLGKNRNAVKFSLATDQGTPVDALLFGDGDSFMEELGNSRILDVIYYPSVNEYNGNKSLQIVIKNYKISRCV